A window of the Lactuca sativa cultivar Salinas chromosome 5, Lsat_Salinas_v11, whole genome shotgun sequence genome harbors these coding sequences:
- the LOC111878738 gene encoding auxilin-related protein 2, whose amino-acid sequence MDEFGMLAKDFGFRPQGKSAPMKSIGGDRRSRNSPSSATFAADGKDIFNDVFGGPPKYTNSNSKSTSSMSDFDYDSIFKDSVSPSNNETKTKPTSSNSPVYDKPVYDDDIFDGLPGIKSTPVSSSSPRRYDDNIFASMNSSPPKPSPQSGHFDDLFSSLGRTEKAQPSKNQSNKSPGGFDDLIPGFGSGSPASGTRWNSDPSPKSAIKRKEKSNATDDPFAVLESMSTPVASASSQGLFTDPLEEISRISKSKSTKKGGDVFGDIDSLNGLNKSSSPSSTKETNNRGKGSEEGSSIGSARSSIEESFSQKSPFEDHQSVFDMPAVSRNSPTSHTETNSQAGPSPKSEHGDDIWLTVSEIPLFTAVTKAPPPSRPPPPIPSPRQSSSPLDELEGFVREKEHTNASRSKEEEQEKERVREKTRQAVERATREARDRAASEARLKSERAAVQRAQAEARERAAVEAKGRAERAAAEARERASAEKAASEAKEKEAREKAAVAKAQAEARRRAERAAVERVTAEARERAAAEARDRAAAAATAAKVNQQKNDNDLDSFFNMGSRPNSVPKSRTSSDSATDPLSQERRAPEVAHRASSSAGAPSNVRKTSPTTNFVDDLSSIFGAATPGVEFQDVEGGETEERRRANMERDQRIEERVAKALAEKNERDMQSQKEQEERQRISATLDVEIKRWAAGKEGNLRAMLSTLQYVLWPECGWQAVSLTDLISGGSVKKAYRKATLCIHPDKVQQKGATLQQKYVAEKVFDLLKEAWNKFNSEELF is encoded by the exons ATGGATGAGTTCGGTATGTTAGCGAAAGATTTTGGGTTTCGGCCTCAAGGAAAATCTGCTCCGATGAAATCGATTGGTGGAGATCGCCGGAGCCGAAATTCACCCTCATCAGCAACATTCGCTGCCGATGGGAAGGATATTTTTAACGACGTCTTTGGCGGTCCGCCTAAATACACCAACAGCAACTCGAAATCGACATCTTCAATGTCTGATTTCGATTACGATTCGATTTTCAAGGACTCTGTATCGCCTAGTAATAATGAAACTAAAACGAAACCTACGTCTTCGAATTCGCCGGTTTATGATAAGCCTGTGTATGATGACGACATTTTCGATGGATTGCCAGGGATAAAGAGCACGCCGGTATCTTCTTCTTCCCCGAGGAGGTACGATGATAACATTTTTGCATCAATGAATAGTTCACCGCCTAAACCGAGTCCACAGAGTGGTCATTTTGATGATCTATTTAGTAGTTTAGGACGAACAGAGAAGGCTCAACCGAGCAAGAATCAAAGTAATAAGAGTCCAGGTGGTTTTGATGATTTGATCCCTGGCTTCGGAAGCGGCAGTCCTGCATCTGGTACCAG ATGGAATTCAGATCCAAGCCCAAAATCAGCTatcaaaagaaaggaaaaatcCAATGCAACAGATGACCCATTTGCAGTGCTAGAATCTATGTCAACCCCTGTTGCTTCAGCTTCATCCCAGGGTCTTTTCACAGATCCACTAGAAGAGATAAGCAGAATTAGTAAATCCAAGAGCACAAAAAAAGGTGGGGATGTGTTTGGTGACATAGACTCCCTTAATGGTTTGAATAAATCTTCTTCACCTTCATCCACAAAGGAGACAAATAACAGGGGAAAGGGTTCAGAAGAAGGCTCCAGTATAGGCAGTGCACGAAGCTCTATAGAAGAATCATTCTCACAGAAGTCACCTTTTGAGGATCATCAAAGCGTCTTTGACATGCCAGCTGTTTCTAGAAACTCTCCCACATCACATACCGAGACAAACTCTCAGGCGGGCCCATCCCCAAAATCAGAACATGGCGATGACATATGGCTGACTGTGTCAGAGATCCCTCTGTTCACAGCGGTTACTAAAGCTCCACCACCTTCAAGACCCCCTCCTCCTAtaccaagtccaaggcaatcatcTTCTCCGTTAGATGAGCTTGAAGGTTTTGTAAGGGAAAAGGAACACACGAATGCTTCTAGAAGTAAAGAAGAGGAACAAGAGAAAGAGAGGGTGAGGGAGAAAACCAGACAAGCTGTAGAGAGGGCTACAAGGGAAGCTCGTGACAGAGCTGCATCTGAAGCTCGGTTAAAATCGGAAAGAGCTGCTGTTCAGCGAGCTCAAGCTGAGGCTCGTGAGAGGGCGGCTGTTGAGGCTAAGGGAAGAGCAGAAAGAGCTGCTGCTGAAGCCAGAGAAAGGGCTTCAGCAGAAAAAGCCGCTTCAGAGGCCAAAGAGAAAGAAGCACGTGAGAAAGCTGCTGTTGCAAAGGCTCAAGCAGAAGCAAGACGTCGAGCAGAGCGTGCTGCTGTTGAAAGGGTCACTGCCGAGGCTCGTGAGAGAGCCGCTGCAGAAGCTCGAGACAGGGCTGCTGCCGCTGCCACCGCCGCTAAGGTGAATCAACAAAAGAATGATAACGATCTTGATTCCTTTTTTAACATGGGTTCCCGACCAAACAGTGTGCCAAAATCAAGGACATCTTCT GACTCTGCAACTGATCCACTATCTCAGGAGAGACGAGCACCAGAAGTGGCCCACAGGGCTTCTTCCAGTGCTGGAGCTCCTTCCAATGTAAGGAAAACATCTCCCACCACCAATTTTGTTGATGATCTTAGCTCAATTTTTGGAG CTGCTACGCCAGGTGTAGAATTCCAAGATGTTGAAGGGGGGGAAACTGAGGAACGAAGAAGAGCTAACATGGAAAGAGACCAACGCATCGAGGAACGAGTG GCTAAAGCACTGGCTGAAAAAAATGAGCGAGATATGCAATCTCAGAAGGAACAGGAAGAAAGACAA AGGATTTCTGCAACTTTAGATGTTGAAATCAAGCGTTGGGCTGCAGGGAAGGAAGGAAATCTGCGAGCAATGCTATCAACATTACAATAT GTTCTTTGGCCTGAATGCGGTTGGCAGGCTGTTTCATTGACTGATTTGATCAGTGGTGGGAGTGTTAAAAAAGCATATAGAAAGGCTACTTTGTGTATCCATCCTGATAAAGTGCAGCAAAAAGGAGCTACTCTTCAACAGAAATATGTTGCCGAGAAGGTTTTTGACCTCCTTAAG GAGGCTTGGAACAAGTTCAATTCAGAGGAGCTCTTTTAG
- the LOC111878715 gene encoding uncharacterized protein LOC111878715 → MSTNGATTTNNNKCSNGVMGSSEHGLLHNVLISTEWTSVEQSLLEELLVKYASDRRELCYRKISKELQDKTSRDVACRCQWMTKKEIGKRRKDEEGSSRKQNNRKEKTTDQQVKPSSHASNHANGLPSSSSSINNDDGINYKVIDGEIGKLLEQNAMALHQISVNFTTLKLHENINLFRQVRNNIDKISNEVKDMPEVMKRMPPLPVKLNEELANSILYRTQS, encoded by the exons ATGAGTACAAATGGTGCTACCACCACCAATAACAATAAGTGTAGCAACGGTGTCATGGGGTCTTCTGAGCATGGGTTGCTGCACAATGTTCTTATCTCAACAGAGTGGACTTCTGTTGAACAGTCCTTGTTGGAAGAACTGCTTGTCAA ATATGCCTCGGATCGTAGAGAATTGTGTTATAGAAAAATTTCAAAGGAATTACAAGACAAAACATCACGGGATGTGGCGTGTCGTTGTCAATGGATGACT AAAAAGGAAATTGGCAAGAGAAGGAAAGACGAGGAGGGTTCATCAAGGAAGCAGAATAATAGAAAG GAAAAAACTACAGACCAACAAGTGAAGCCATCTTCTCATGCTTCAAATCATGCCAATGGTCTTCCATCATCATCCTCTTCCATAAACAATGATGATGGCATCAATTACAAAG TTATTGATGGTGAGATAGGGAAGCTTCTTGAACAGAATGCCATGGCTTTGCATCAAATTTCTGTAAATTTTACTACTTTGAAG TTACATGAGAACATCAATCTTTTTCGCCAAGTGAGAAACAATATTGATAAAATCTCGAATGA GGTAAAGGACATGCCAGAGGTAATGAAGCGGATGCCACCACTACCCGTGAAGCTCAATGAGGAACTTGCCAACTCTATACTTTATCGGACGCAATCTTGA